The Mytilus galloprovincialis chromosome 7, xbMytGall1.hap1.1, whole genome shotgun sequence genome has a window encoding:
- the LOC143083047 gene encoding inactive pancreatic lipase-related protein 1-like, with the protein MMWCVSLFAASLLLVANANQVCYTHIGCFSNSAPFWNTFGTLPLSPEHIATTFHLYTRANPTNGQLLDPNGTGASVKSTHFNGAHRTVFIIHGFHGEEDNNWIKLMTSALVKNFNVNVIVVVWTKGAYDKYNQAVANTRVVGAITANMVKLLHTSGGLTLNHVHLVGHSLGAHIAGYVGENIPGIGRITGLDPAGPEFNRANQDVRLDSSDATFVDVIHSDAIFGFQHRMGHADFYPNGGKNQPGCAFDPIAPFYSCGHMRAVYYFIESVNSNCHFTSHPCNSGDDYKNGHCAHCGKGCQEMGYNLSLYARGTFYLRTNWHYPYCAGSH; encoded by the exons ATGATGTGGTGTGTAAGTCTATTTGCTGCATCCCTTTTGCTCGTAGCAAATG ctAACCAAGTATGTTATACTCATATTGGATGCTTCAGTAATTCTGCGCCATTCTGGAACACTTTCGGTACGCTTCCACTCTCTCCAGAACACATTGCAACCACTTTCCATCTGTATACTCGAGCCAACCCAACCAATGGCCAACTTCTGGATCCAAATGGAACTGGGGCTTCTGTAAAATCCACACACTTCAATGGTGCGCACAGAACAGTGTTTATCATACATGGTTTCCATGGAGAAGAAGACAATAATTGGATTAAACTTATGACAAGTGCTCTCGTAAAAAAT TTTAATGTGAATGTGATCGTTGTGGTTTGGACAAAAGGAGCTTATGATAAGTATAACCAAGCTGTGGCAAACACTCGTGTTGTGGGTGCCATTACTGCTAACATGGTCAAATTGCTACACACTTCCGGTGGTCTGACATTGAACCATGTACATTTAGTTGGCCACAGTTTAGGTGCTCATATTGCTGGTTATGTTGGTGAGAACATTCCAGGAATAGGTAGAATAACAg GTTTAGACCCTGCTGGTCCGGAATTTAATCGAGCGAATCAGGATGTGAGGTTGGACTCTTCGGATGCAACATTTGTCGATGTAATACATTCAGACGCAA TTTTTGGATTCCAACATCGTATGGGACATGCAGATTTTTACCCAAATGGAGGGAAAAACCAGCCTGGATGTGCTTTTGATC CAATAGCACCTTTCTACAGTTGTGGTCACATGAGAGCGGTTTACTACTTCATTGAATCAGTGAATTCAAACTGCCATTTTACTTCCCATCCATGCAATAGTGGGGATGATTATAAGAATGGGCACTGCGCTCATTGTGGAAAGGGCTGCCAAGAGATGGGTTATAACTTGTCACTCTACGCACGTGGAACTTTCTACCTTAGGACAAATTGGCATTATCCCTATTGTGCTGGTTCAcattaa